In Humulus lupulus chromosome 7, drHumLupu1.1, whole genome shotgun sequence, the following are encoded in one genomic region:
- the LOC133788293 gene encoding pectin acetylesterase 12-like, translating to MMKLLWVGIAVVVVLGKWVDGFVEFSLNETEISLMEGFGVSKAGYNPLMVGLTLIHGAGAKGAVCLDGTLPGYHWHRGYGSGANNWLIQLEGGGWCNSVRNCVYRKTTRRGSSTYMEKLIPFTGILSAKAEENPDFYNWNRVKLRYCDGASFTGDSEHKGAQLQFRGERIWWAAMEDLMSKGMRNAHQTLLSGCSAGGLASILHCDNFKSLFPGNIRVKCLSDAGLFLDAVDISGGRTLRNLYSGVVGLQGVQKNLPQICTNHLDPTSCFFPQNLIASVKTPLFILNAAYDSWQIQSSLAPPSADPHGFWHECRLNHAKCSSTQIHFLQGFRNQMLKVISRFSHSPQNGLFINSCFAHCQTERQDTWFADDSPVIRNKPIALAVGDWYFDRAAVKDIDCPYPCDNTCHNLVFR from the exons ATGATGAAGCTTTTGTGGGTTGGTATTGCTGTCGTAGTTGTTTTAGGCAAATGGGTTGATGGTTTTGTGGAATTTAGTCTCAATGAAACAGAGATTTCCTTAATGGAAGGCTTTGGAGTCTCTAAGGCAGGTTACAACCCTTTGATGGTCGGTCTTACCCTCATTCACGGAGCTGGCGCAAAAGGAGCTG TCTGCTTGGATGGAACCTTGCCAGGATACCACTGGCACCGTGGATATGGATCAGGAGCAAATAATTGGCTTATACAATTGGAG GGTGGTGGTTGGTGCAATAGTGTTAGGAATTGTGTATATCGCAAAACAACACGACGGGGATCGTCAACATACATGGAAAAGCTAATACCATTTACAGGAATACTAAGTGCAAAAGCCGAAGAGAATCCTG ATTTCTACAACTGGAATAGAGTAAAACTTCGCTATTGTGATGGTGCCTCTTTTACTGGCGACAGTGAACATAAG GGTGCACAATTGCAATTTAGAGGAGAGCGTATATGGTGGGCTGCAATGGAAGATTTAATGTCAAAGGGAATGCGTAATGCTCATCAG actCTTCTTTCTGGATGCTCAGCCGGAGGTCTGGCATCTATTTTACATTGTGATAACTTTAAGAGTTTGTTTCCTGGAAATATTAGAGTGAAGTGCCTCAGCGATGCTGGATTGTTTCTTGACGC GGTCGATATTTCTGGTGGAAGAACACTTAGGAATCTATACAGTGGTGTAGTAGGCTTACAG GGAGTGCAAAAGAATTTGCCGCAGATTTGTACTAACCATCTTGACCCAACTTCG TGCTTTTTCCCTCAAAATTTGATCGCCAGCGTTAAGACTCCGCTGTTTATTCTAAATGCAGCCTACGATTCATGGCAG ATTCAATCCAGCTTAGCTCCACCATCAGCAGATCCCCATGGCTTCTGGCATGAATGCAGATTAAACCATGCAAAATGTTCTTCTACACAAATTCACTTTTTACAAG GATTCAGAAATCAGATGCTGAAAGTAATCAGTCGATTCTCACACTCTCCTCAAAATGGTTTATTTATAAACTCATGCTTTGCTCATTGCCAAACTGAGAGGCAAGATACATGGTTTGCTGATGATTCTCCCGTCATTAGAAACAAG CCGATTGCACTAGCTGTTGGGGACTGGTACTTCGACCGAGCAGCTGTTAAGGACATAGATTGTCCCTACCCTTGTGACAACACTTGCCACAATCTGGTTTTCCGATGA